The Camelina sativa cultivar DH55 chromosome 18, Cs, whole genome shotgun sequence DNA window TTTGGGCAAGGAATAACGGTCTGGCCGTTTTCAACTGGCGCTACTGATGCtgcaacaactacaagccaCGTTGCTCAAATACCCGCCACGTGGCAGTTCGAAGGTCCAGAGAGCAAAGTCGGGTTCGCGTCCGGAGACTACTTAGCGTGAACATCTTCTCTACTACCTTAGTCGAAGGGTttccatctctcttcttcttcttcttcttcttttggcttCTCTACCCTAACTTTGATTAGTGCTACCTTAGTAGCATTTAATTAGTGCTCCCTAGTAGTGTATCTGGTTCTTATTTAGTTAGGTTACGTGTGAACGAAACTACAAATTCAGAGTaacgtttgtttgtttttggctcTAATTAATGTCAGTTCCAACTCTGGGAATCTCGGAAAACAGAACAGtccaatttttataaaatgctACTCCGAATTTATATTTAGTTGCTACATTGCGTATACAGagacaaataaaagataatgaCAATCCAGGAACCTTATCCTTTTCATTGTTCAGAAATGTAATGAGGGTTTCTCGAACAAGACGATTACTGTTAGACTCGTACATATCGAGCAGATATGGATGTAGCAATGCTCTAGCCTTGGCCGGAACAAGACTCGACACAACCAAAACATAGAATTAACTGAGAACATCTTTGTGGAAATAAAAGAATGCTATAAAGCTATAGATATACCTTGAAAATACTTTTGAAAATGTTCTCCCTAAAGAttataaaaaacagagaaaatatatGTTCAAGAAGGaggatatatatactgtatattttatcatcatcatctaaacGAAACTACAAAAAGACAGAGAAAACATGTCTTGTTTTGCCTCAGATACTTTGGAAGTCTGGGAAACAACGCATCATTTATTCACAATAAATATCTGTAACATAGATAAGGCAAAGAAGGTTATGAGAGGAAGAGGCAAGTGTTGAGTTTATCATATATGTACACAGAGAAACGCAACTAGAAACGTGAAGTTAGGCTGCACCGAGTAACATCAAGTGGATATGTACCTAAATTGAGTAGAAAATGGAATTAGCCGAGCATGGATGGATGGCCACTGTGGAGTATCCTCTTGAACATATCCATCCCAAATGCTGAGTCCGATGAGCTGAAACAAAACTTAACTCAATTCAACACTTTGACaacaaaatatcaagaaaattCTTCACACATCTATGTTCGTGGGGATCACTGCACCTAAAGATAAGTCTTAACTGTCCATCGAGACATGATCCAGAAGTACAATCTCTAGAAAACAGTTGGGATAGTGAATAAGTGGAGACTGACGTACCTTGGGATAGTGATCTCAAAAGGGCAGTAGATTACACCATCGTTAATGGGAGGAACATGGTCCTTCTTCTCATTCACGaattttatgatttggaataAGACTTCTTGAAGGGATTGCTCAAGCAGTGTCCTACGAGAACTTCTCTCCTCAGACGCCTCTACAGTTATTGGATTCGAACATGACAATCACTTCCCACTCTTATATGACAAACGAAGGGTAGTAATTTTTGGAGATGAGAGGGTTGTAAATTCATCAATCTTACCTCCAGGGTCCATAACTAGTTTAGAATGGTGGGACTTGCCGACAGGAGCCTTAGTGGGCTGAAGCACATTAAGATTGATGTACCATTGTTCCCAGTACAACCGTTCGATTTTGTTGGTGAACCAAGACGGCTGTTTGCTTTTGACTTCATAAAATGATAGACATATCTTGGCAATgacacaaaaaagaagaagaagaagaagaagaagaagagatcattaACAGCCAAGGATTAGACAATCACATACATAAAGAATATATGATaagcaacaaccctatatgctGCATAAATCCTTGTGCGAGCAGGTAAGAAAGATGCGGTTCACTTATAATCAACTATCTGAATGTACCTGACTTTTCTTGTTCGGGTGTTTCTCAATCCAGCTAATGAATTGGTCAACCTTTTCATCAATTTTCTTCTCCACTTCGATTTCACCGCACTGCACCTGTGacatatataggaaaaaaaaggaaaaagtcgccaacatcaaaatcaaagcATACTCACAATTTTGTAGAAACTCGTAAAACATCTCTTTGTGTATCATAGCTACAAAACCATagaggagagaaagaaattGAAAATCTTACGTATGTAATCTCAAAAAGCTCCAAATCAATATCTTTAGGGCGGATAAGACCAAGCGCACGATGAAAGACAATGGTGTGTAGAATGCCTGCAGCAACGAAACTACACCTTCTCAGATTCAAAAGTTTCACAAAGTAAATCTGAAACTACAACCAATGTCATGGCAATAAGAGAAGATAGTAACAACTACAGAactgggaaagaaaaaaaaagaagacaaaagacaaaTCCACAAACCAAATCAGACAACAAATTGCTCGCATATTCAAATTTGTTGTACTCAAGCTAAGAAAGACACCACAGATTTATGCATAGTGTTCTCCAAAACTCCCAATTCGTAGCAATGTCTACAGGTTTAAGACCTAGAAAGAGACCTAATCTGGGATCTTAAACTGAAACAATACAGGTTTGTTTCTATACTAAAAAACAACGAAACTggatacagaagaagaagacttacagCGCAAAACTTCGCGTATCTCGAAGGATTCCACTTCCTGcgaaaaaaatatccaaatcaaCCCTAAACCAAATCGACACATAGTAACCTTACGATATCGAACAACCACCAAAAAAATCCAGATATAGAATCACGGACTCGATGACTACAAGGAtttgactgattttttttttagcaaacaaaaaaaaaaaaaaaaaaaaaaaaaaaNNNNNNNNNNNNNNNNNNNNNNNNNNNNNNNNNNNNNNNNNNNNNNNNNNNNNNNNNNNNNNNNNNNNNNNNNNNNNNNNNNNNNNNNNNNNNNNNNNNNNNNNNNNNNNNNNNNNNNNNNNNNNNNNNNNNNNNNNNNNNNNNNNNNNNNNNNNNNNNNNNNNNNNNNNNNNNNNNNNNNNNNNNNNNNNNNNNNNNNNNNNNNNNNNNNNNNNNNNNNNNNNNNNNNNNNNNNNNNNNNNNNNNNNNNNNNNNNNNNNNNNNNNNNNNNNNNNNNNNNNNNNNNNNNNNNNNNNNNNNNaaaaaaaaaaaaaaaaaaaaaaaaaaaaagaagaagaagaagacggaaaGTTTTA harbors:
- the LOC104762869 gene encoding autophagy-related protein 101-like isoform X2; translated protein: MNCEVCQLKELEVESFEIREVLRCILHTIVFHRALGLIRPKDIDLELFEITYVQCGEIEVEKKIDEKVDQFISWIEKHPNKKSQICLSFYEVKSKQPSWFTNKIERLYWEQWYINLNVLQPTKAPVGKSHHSKLVMDPGEASEERSSRRTLLEQSLQEVLFQIIKFVNEKKDHVPPINDGVIYCPFEITIPS
- the LOC104762869 gene encoding autophagy-related protein 101-like isoform X1, producing the protein MNCEVCQLKELEVESFEIREVLRCILHTIVFHRALGLIRPKDIDLELFEITYVQCGEIEVEKKIDEKVDQFISWIEKHPNKKSQICLSFYEVKSKQPSWFTNKIERLYWEQWYINLNVLQPTKAPVGKSHHSKLVMDPGEASEERSSRRTLLEQSLQEVLFQIIKFVNEKKDHVPPINDGVIYCPFEITIPSSSDSAFGMDMFKRILHSGHPSMLG